A single Candidatus Binatia bacterium DNA region contains:
- a CDS encoding type II toxin-antitoxin system HigB family toxin — protein MSRRIIARRTLREFVESRAGHKDQAALKAAVDAWFDEVRKADWKSTADVKRHYASVSVVSADRIVFNIKGNDYRLVVSVDFEKGIVWIKWIGTHDDYDHIDVKEVDI, from the coding sequence GCCGGACGCTCCGTGAATTCGTCGAGTCCAGAGCCGGCCACAAGGATCAGGCGGCACTGAAGGCGGCCGTCGATGCATGGTTCGACGAAGTGCGGAAGGCAGACTGGAAGAGCACTGCTGACGTCAAGCGCCATTACGCGTCGGTCAGCGTTGTATCGGCCGACCGGATCGTCTTCAACATCAAGGGCAATGACTATCGGTTGGTGGTGTCCGTTGACTTCGAAAAGGGCATCGTCTGGATCAAGTGGATCGGCACCCATGATGACTACGATCACATCGATGTGAAGGAGGTCGATATATGA